In one window of Desulforhabdus amnigena DNA:
- the gpmI gene encoding 2,3-bisphosphoglycerate-independent phosphoglycerate mutase, whose translation MKNKTLFKHRRPRPLTFVVMDGIGYRANPEGNAVSQGYTPHLDWLLANCHYTLLKAHGTAVGLPSDSDMGNSEVGHNAIGAGRFFPQGARLVNEAIASGSIFEGKGWRRLIDFCRKHDGSMHFIGLFSDGNVHSHLDHLKAMLKHLALHDKVLRARIHILLDGRDVGETSALDYVIPFESFLKEINRQAGVDYRIASGGGRMKVTMDRYEADWNIVALGWKTHVAAEGRTFGSAQEAIETYRKEKPGIIDQDLPPFVVADGSGPVGPVKDGDSVVFFNYRGDRAIEISRAFEEPDFDKFPRIPYPNAAYAGMMEYDTEAHIPKNYLVEPPVIGNTMGEFLCKAGMRQMAISETQKFGHVTYFWNGNRSGLLDPNLEEYVEVPSDRVPFEERPWMKAAEITDRVVEAIGSGKFDMIRLNYANGDMVGHTGVFQAARIAVETVDLCLGRLMKATQKAGGIMVVTADHGNAEEMYELDKKTGKPKYNEEGKPKAKTAHTLNPVWFIVYDPSGECASLRFNPEIKEPKLTNIAATCFQLLDLEPPELYDPPLLMANG comes from the coding sequence ATGAAAAATAAAACTCTCTTCAAGCATCGGCGTCCCCGCCCTCTGACTTTTGTCGTCATGGACGGAATCGGTTACCGTGCGAACCCTGAAGGAAATGCCGTTTCTCAGGGTTATACTCCTCACCTGGACTGGCTTCTCGCCAACTGCCACTATACGTTGTTGAAAGCTCATGGCACCGCGGTGGGCCTGCCTTCCGATTCCGACATGGGAAATTCCGAAGTGGGACACAATGCCATCGGCGCAGGACGCTTTTTCCCTCAAGGGGCTCGACTGGTCAATGAGGCCATAGCATCCGGGAGCATTTTCGAGGGAAAAGGCTGGCGGCGCTTGATCGATTTTTGCCGCAAGCACGATGGTTCCATGCATTTTATTGGACTTTTCTCGGATGGCAATGTGCACAGCCACCTGGACCATTTGAAAGCCATGCTCAAGCATCTGGCTCTCCACGACAAAGTCTTGCGAGCCAGAATTCATATTCTGTTGGATGGAAGGGATGTGGGAGAGACTTCCGCACTGGATTATGTCATTCCCTTCGAATCCTTCCTGAAAGAGATCAACCGGCAGGCCGGCGTGGATTACCGTATTGCCAGTGGCGGCGGCCGGATGAAAGTCACCATGGACCGCTACGAGGCCGATTGGAACATTGTCGCGCTGGGTTGGAAGACCCATGTGGCGGCCGAAGGACGCACTTTCGGTTCAGCGCAGGAGGCCATCGAAACCTACCGCAAGGAGAAGCCGGGAATTATCGATCAAGATCTTCCTCCCTTTGTCGTTGCCGACGGTTCCGGCCCGGTGGGCCCTGTGAAAGACGGAGACTCCGTCGTCTTCTTCAACTACCGGGGGGACCGCGCCATCGAGATCAGCCGCGCTTTCGAAGAGCCCGATTTCGATAAGTTTCCGCGCATCCCTTATCCCAATGCCGCCTATGCCGGAATGATGGAATACGATACGGAAGCCCATATCCCAAAGAATTACCTGGTGGAACCTCCCGTCATCGGCAACACCATGGGGGAATTCCTCTGCAAGGCGGGCATGCGGCAGATGGCCATCAGCGAAACCCAGAAATTCGGTCATGTGACTTACTTCTGGAATGGAAACCGGTCCGGGCTTCTCGATCCAAACCTGGAGGAATACGTCGAAGTGCCTTCAGACAGGGTGCCTTTCGAGGAACGCCCCTGGATGAAGGCGGCGGAAATCACGGACCGTGTGGTCGAAGCCATCGGTTCGGGGAAATTCGACATGATCCGGCTCAATTATGCCAATGGGGATATGGTGGGACATACGGGGGTTTTCCAGGCTGCGCGCATCGCCGTGGAAACGGTGGATCTTTGCCTGGGAAGGCTTATGAAAGCGACACAAAAAGCGGGAGGCATCATGGTCGTCACTGCAGACCATGGCAATGCAGAAGAGATGTATGAATTGGACAAGAAAACAGGCAAACCCAAATACAACGAGGAAGGCAAGCCAAAGGCCAAAACCGCCCACACACTGAATCCGGTGTGGTTTATCGTCTACGATCCCTCAGGGGAATGCGCCTCCCTTCGCTTCAACCCCGAAATCAAGGAACCAAAGCTTACGAACATTGCTGCGACATGTTTTCAGCTCCTGGATCTGGAGCCACCCGAGCTGTACGATCCGCCGTTGTTGATGGCCAATGGCTGA
- a CDS encoding CDP-archaeol synthase has translation MILFLKILFLIWSINLAPPLLAHFLHDKWNAPLDRGRTFGDGKPILGPHKTIRGVYSATLMGWMVGLIFGFPWYIGFLAGILSMGGDLLSSFIKRRLGMASGSIFAGLDQVFEGVFPFFVITPYFDLSAWETLLLLAFFCVGAYVGSLFFKAVLLDKPFPNYPRPVNSWVRLREFRSCQITSNPLHHFVNFEDSLYYHILMKTAFKALGIYEKGKRNALQIRKHEVTFSFPELPPSFDDYKILFFSDLHLDGLEGLTENLQVVLREVNADLCILGGDFRMETHGPFAEALSHLRRVIPEIRSRDGILGVLGNHDCVEIVGPLQKCGVCFLVNDALPIERNGDRIWIAGVDDPHYYKCHDLAQAFEDVPRGEFCIFVAHSNEVYKEAEAYGPKLYLCGHTHAGQIKLPYVGPVFTHSSAPRRFCEGSWKYGNMAGYTSCGVGVSGVPVRFACSGEVLVIRLKRSAA, from the coding sequence ATGATCCTCTTCCTGAAGATTCTCTTTCTGATCTGGTCCATCAATTTGGCCCCCCCGCTTCTTGCCCACTTCCTTCATGACAAGTGGAATGCTCCGCTGGACCGTGGGCGCACTTTTGGGGATGGTAAGCCCATCCTGGGACCCCATAAGACGATCAGAGGTGTTTATTCCGCAACACTGATGGGCTGGATGGTAGGCTTGATCTTTGGGTTCCCCTGGTATATTGGATTCCTGGCCGGGATACTCAGTATGGGAGGAGACCTCCTTTCGAGCTTTATCAAGAGGCGCCTTGGAATGGCGAGTGGGAGTATTTTCGCCGGATTGGATCAGGTATTCGAAGGAGTTTTCCCCTTTTTTGTCATTACCCCTTATTTTGACCTGAGCGCATGGGAAACTCTTCTGCTTCTCGCCTTTTTTTGTGTGGGCGCTTATGTTGGGTCATTGTTTTTTAAAGCGGTTTTATTGGACAAACCTTTTCCGAATTATCCCAGACCCGTGAATTCCTGGGTCCGTCTGCGAGAGTTCCGTTCTTGCCAGATTACTTCCAATCCCTTGCATCATTTCGTTAATTTCGAAGATTCCCTTTATTATCATATTCTCATGAAAACGGCTTTCAAAGCGTTGGGGATTTATGAAAAGGGCAAGCGCAATGCTCTGCAGATCAGAAAGCATGAGGTGACTTTCTCTTTTCCGGAGCTTCCGCCTTCTTTCGACGATTATAAGATCCTCTTTTTTTCCGATCTTCACCTGGACGGTCTGGAAGGTTTGACGGAAAACCTGCAGGTCGTGCTGCGAGAAGTGAACGCCGATCTCTGCATCCTGGGTGGGGACTTCCGGATGGAAACCCATGGTCCTTTTGCAGAAGCTTTGTCGCACCTTCGCCGGGTAATTCCCGAGATTCGAAGCAGGGATGGGATCCTGGGCGTTCTGGGCAATCATGACTGTGTTGAAATTGTCGGCCCCCTCCAAAAATGTGGAGTCTGTTTTCTGGTAAATGACGCCTTACCTATTGAACGAAACGGAGATCGCATCTGGATCGCGGGAGTGGACGATCCCCACTATTACAAGTGTCATGATCTGGCGCAGGCATTCGAAGATGTTCCTCGCGGGGAATTTTGCATCTTTGTGGCGCATTCCAACGAGGTCTACAAGGAAGCGGAGGCGTACGGGCCCAAACTGTATCTGTGTGGACACACGCACGCCGGCCAGATAAAGCTTCCTTATGTGGGGCCTGTTTTCACTCACAGCAGTGCGCCGCGGCGGTTCTGTGAGGGGAGCTGGAAATACGGGAACATGGCGGGTTATACCAGTTGCGGGGTCGGTGTTTCAGGGGTTCCGGTCCGTTTTGCCTGCAGCGGTGAAGTGCTGGTGATTCGATTGAAAAGAAGCGCGGCGTGA
- a CDS encoding S1C family serine protease: MSAGTFRKWFVTHLVLGFAVVSAMGSAAAMTEDEKNNIELYERLAPGVVNITSTVLEHDFFFNVVPRQGAGSGSVIDSRGYILTNHHVIEDASKLEVTLADGKKYTARLIGSDPDTDIAVVKIDATRENLVVIPMGSSANLKVGQKAVAIGNPFGLGQTLTTGVISSIGRTLRSTTGRLVEDIIQTDASINPGNSGGPLIDSSGKMIGINTAIFSPTGANVGIGFAIPIDTAKRVVDELINKGYYAYPWMGISLMTLSADMAEALKLSVDSGVMVVEVVPRGPADRAGIRGGTSRAQIGNNIVVVGGDIIVKMNGKKVSDADTVIRDIRKFRPGDRIQFDVVRWDGSRKNITLILGEQPKSSR; encoded by the coding sequence ATGTCTGCAGGTACGTTTAGGAAGTGGTTCGTGACGCATCTTGTCCTGGGTTTTGCCGTCGTAAGCGCGATGGGATCGGCTGCCGCCATGACGGAGGACGAAAAGAACAACATAGAGTTGTATGAGCGGCTGGCTCCAGGCGTGGTGAACATTACGAGCACTGTTCTGGAACACGATTTCTTTTTCAATGTCGTCCCTCGACAAGGGGCTGGTTCGGGATCGGTCATCGATTCCAGGGGGTATATTCTCACCAACCACCACGTCATAGAAGACGCCAGCAAGCTGGAGGTGACTCTGGCCGACGGAAAGAAATATACCGCCAGGCTCATCGGCTCCGACCCCGACACGGACATTGCCGTCGTAAAAATTGACGCCACAAGAGAAAATCTCGTAGTGATCCCCATGGGTTCCTCAGCCAACTTGAAGGTCGGCCAAAAGGCCGTCGCCATAGGAAATCCCTTCGGCCTGGGGCAGACACTCACCACCGGTGTCATCAGTTCCATCGGGCGCACCTTACGCTCCACGACGGGAAGGCTGGTGGAGGACATCATTCAGACCGATGCATCCATCAATCCCGGCAACTCGGGGGGCCCCCTGATCGATTCCTCCGGTAAAATGATCGGCATCAACACGGCCATTTTCAGCCCGACAGGGGCCAATGTGGGAATCGGCTTCGCCATTCCCATCGACACGGCAAAACGGGTCGTCGACGAACTCATCAACAAGGGCTACTATGCCTACCCATGGATGGGCATCTCCCTGATGACCCTCTCGGCGGATATGGCCGAAGCATTGAAGCTTTCCGTGGATTCCGGCGTGATGGTTGTGGAAGTGGTCCCGAGAGGTCCGGCCGACAGGGCGGGAATTCGCGGCGGCACTTCACGCGCTCAGATCGGAAACAACATTGTTGTAGTGGGTGGTGATATCATCGTCAAGATGAACGGCAAGAAAGTGAGCGATGCCGATACCGTCATTCGGGATATACGCAAGTTCAGGCCGGGGGATCGCATCCAATTCGATGTAGTTCGCTGGGATGGAAGTCGCAAAAACATTACTCTCATACTCGGCGAACAGCCCAAAAGTTCCCGCTGA
- a CDS encoding VanZ family protein, with amino-acid sequence MPLSDFFRKIESLTTVSAWTWIALIYAGQAVGSLFVAKLYRIDLKELAFSISLLFMGAFIAWIFRAHERRNRLNPWHWWVPGILYAAFIFSLSQRSFSNVSLSFNASLFHPLEYFTLGIFLCWGWYPILKKRGRLNFASRVLAAGILWGVSDEIHQAFVPGRTPSFVDLSLDLLGLSMGIVIFLTTAYIQKKIKQEAVALN; translated from the coding sequence ATGCCTTTATCCGATTTTTTTAGAAAAATTGAAAGCCTGACGACTGTATCCGCCTGGACCTGGATCGCTCTCATCTATGCGGGGCAGGCAGTGGGTTCCTTGTTTGTTGCAAAACTGTACCGCATCGATCTGAAAGAACTTGCGTTTTCCATCTCCCTTCTTTTCATGGGGGCTTTCATTGCATGGATTTTTAGAGCCCACGAGCGGCGCAATCGATTGAATCCCTGGCACTGGTGGGTTCCTGGAATTCTCTATGCGGCATTTATTTTCTCTCTTTCCCAGCGGTCTTTTTCCAATGTGAGTCTTTCTTTCAATGCCAGTTTGTTCCATCCGTTGGAATATTTTACCCTTGGAATTTTTTTGTGCTGGGGCTGGTACCCCATCCTGAAAAAGCGAGGGAGATTGAATTTTGCGAGTAGAGTCCTCGCGGCAGGGATCCTTTGGGGTGTGTCGGACGAAATACACCAGGCTTTCGTTCCAGGCAGGACCCCCAGTTTTGTGGATCTGTCTCTGGATCTACTGGGGCTCAGTATGGGCATTGTCATTTTTCTGACGACAGCATACATTCAAAAAAAGATCAAACAAGAAGCTGTTGCACTGAATTGA